The Bacteroides acidifaciens genome includes a region encoding these proteins:
- a CDS encoding SGNH/GDSL hydrolase family protein, translated as MKKNFLLMVILTLTLACHAQERKYSTFYYQRATLFEELPVTSNDIIFLGNSITNGAEWAELFQNKHVKNRGISGDICMGVYDRLDAILKGKPAKIFLLIGINDVSRETPADTIVSRIGMIAQKIKADSPKTKLYLQSVLPVTDHYNTFKGHTSRWQVIPEINKGLVRLAEKEGLTYIDLYSHFIDGQTGKMNTAYTNDGLHLLGKGYLKWVEIVKPYIGKK; from the coding sequence ATGAAGAAGAACTTTTTATTAATGGTCATATTGACCTTAACTTTGGCATGCCATGCTCAGGAACGCAAATATTCTACGTTTTATTACCAACGTGCTACGTTGTTTGAAGAACTACCCGTTACTTCCAACGACATTATTTTCCTCGGAAACAGTATCACGAACGGTGCCGAATGGGCAGAACTGTTTCAAAATAAACACGTGAAAAACCGTGGAATCAGCGGTGATATTTGCATGGGAGTATATGACCGCCTGGACGCCATCCTGAAAGGAAAACCGGCTAAAATATTTCTTCTGATTGGTATTAATGATGTGAGCCGCGAAACTCCTGCCGATACGATTGTATCCCGTATCGGAATGATTGCCCAAAAGATAAAGGCTGATTCTCCGAAGACAAAATTATATCTGCAAAGTGTTCTTCCCGTCACCGACCATTACAATACGTTCAAGGGGCATACTTCCCGTTGGCAGGTTATCCCCGAAATCAATAAAGGATTAGTCCGCCTCGCAGAGAAGGAAGGATTGACTTATATAGACTTGTACTCTCACTTTATAGACGGGCAAACCGGAAAGATGAACACTGCCTACACCAATGACGGTCTGCACCTTCTCGGAAAAGGTTATCTGAAATGGGTGGAGATTGTGAAACCTTACATTGGGAAGAAGTAA
- a CDS encoding family 20 glycosylhydrolase yields MKNKLILLIYFIINLYTTSVAKAGDYHLLPQPQKFTPSHTNFQVNKVMLSTPVLQQEWEAFIAEMGGTISPKATAVIEVKLLPSLPGIPMNQDEAYRLNVTKKRITVEAVTERGVYWAMQTLRQLAEKRNSKTQIQGAEIVDWPAFRIRGFMQDVGRSYISLEELKREIAALAKFKINVFHWHLTENQSWRLESKIFPMLNDSVNTTRMPGKYYTLEEAKELVAFCKAHHMTLIPEIDMPGHSAAFIRTFRHDMQSPEGMKILKLLLDEVCETFDVPYLHIGTDEVQFTNPRFVPEMVSYVRSKGKKVISWNPGWHYKPGEIDMTQLWSYRGKAQEGIPAIDSRFHYLNHFDTFGDIIALYNSRIYNKEQGSDDLAGTILAIWNDRLVDTEWGMIVENNFYPNMLAMAERAWKGGGTEYFDKNGTILPTDEQSELFKNFADFERRLLWHKEHTFTGYPFAYVRQTNVKWNITDPFPNEGDLAKVFPPEETLQDSYSYAGKTYNVRPAIGAGIYLRHVWGTLIPGFYKEPKENHTAYAYTYVYSPKEQTVGLWAEFQNYGRSEADLPPLPGKWDYKESRIWINGQEIIPPVWTATHRTKSNEVALGNENCVARPPLKVHLQKGWNKVLLKLPIGKFTTSEVRLVKWMFTTVFVTLDGQKAVDGLVYSPDKRLK; encoded by the coding sequence ATGAAAAACAAACTCATTTTACTAATATATTTTATAATTAACTTATACACAACTTCAGTGGCAAAAGCAGGTGATTATCACCTGCTCCCCCAGCCACAAAAGTTTACCCCCTCTCATACAAACTTTCAAGTGAATAAGGTGATGCTTTCCACTCCTGTGCTTCAACAGGAGTGGGAAGCTTTTATCGCTGAAATGGGCGGAACTATCTCGCCAAAGGCAACTGCCGTCATTGAGGTGAAATTACTGCCTTCTCTCCCCGGAATACCGATGAACCAGGATGAGGCTTACCGCCTGAATGTAACCAAGAAACGGATAACCGTTGAGGCTGTGACCGAACGCGGCGTTTATTGGGCTATGCAGACTTTAAGGCAACTGGCAGAGAAAAGAAACTCAAAAACACAGATTCAAGGAGCCGAAATCGTTGACTGGCCTGCTTTCCGCATTCGCGGATTCATGCAGGACGTAGGACGTAGCTACATTTCTCTGGAAGAACTCAAGCGTGAAATCGCCGCGCTCGCCAAATTCAAAATCAACGTCTTCCACTGGCATCTGACCGAGAACCAATCCTGGCGTTTGGAAAGCAAGATATTCCCGATGCTGAATGATAGCGTGAACACCACCCGGATGCCCGGCAAATATTACACGCTGGAAGAAGCCAAAGAACTGGTCGCTTTCTGTAAGGCACACCACATGACGCTAATCCCTGAAATAGATATGCCCGGACACAGTGCCGCATTCATACGCACCTTCCGCCACGATATGCAAAGCCCTGAAGGGATGAAAATATTAAAACTCCTGTTGGATGAAGTCTGTGAAACGTTTGACGTACCTTATTTGCATATCGGTACGGATGAAGTCCAATTTACCAATCCCCGGTTTGTACCGGAAATGGTATCCTATGTACGTTCCAAAGGCAAGAAAGTAATCTCCTGGAATCCGGGATGGCACTATAAACCCGGAGAAATTGACATGACCCAACTTTGGAGTTATCGGGGAAAGGCACAGGAAGGTATTCCCGCCATTGACTCGCGTTTCCATTATCTGAACCATTTCGATACCTTCGGTGATATTATCGCATTGTACAATAGCCGTATTTATAATAAGGAACAAGGAAGCGATGACCTTGCAGGCACGATTCTGGCTATTTGGAATGACCGGTTAGTAGATACCGAATGGGGGATGATTGTCGAAAATAATTTCTATCCCAATATGCTGGCTATGGCAGAACGTGCTTGGAAAGGCGGTGGGACAGAGTACTTCGATAAGAACGGCACAATACTTCCCACTGACGAACAGTCGGAACTGTTCAAGAACTTTGCCGATTTTGAACGTCGCTTATTATGGCATAAAGAACACACTTTTACCGGCTATCCGTTTGCATATGTCCGTCAGACAAATGTGAAATGGAATATAACAGACCCTTTCCCGAATGAAGGGGATTTGGCAAAGGTTTTTCCACCGGAAGAAACTTTGCAGGATAGTTACAGCTACGCAGGAAAGACATATAATGTACGCCCCGCCATTGGTGCGGGAATCTATCTCCGTCATGTGTGGGGCACGCTTATCCCCGGATTCTACAAAGAACCGAAAGAGAACCATACGGCCTATGCCTACACCTATGTCTATTCACCGAAAGAACAAACCGTCGGTCTGTGGGCTGAATTTCAGAATTACGGACGTTCCGAAGCAGACCTGCCGCCCTTGCCGGGAAAATGGGATTATAAAGAAAGCCGTATCTGGATAAATGGGCAGGAAATAATCCCACCAGTCTGGACAGCCACCCATCGGACTAAAAGCAACGAAGTAGCATTGGGCAACGAAAACTGTGTAGCACGCCCTCCTTTGAAAGTTCATCTGCAAAAAGGGTGGAACAAGGTATTGCTGAAATTGCCGATAGGGAAGTTTACTACTTCCGAAGTCCGGTTGGTAAAATGGATGTTCACCACCGTCTTTGTTACCCTCGACGGACAGAAGGCTGTAGATGGACTCGTCTACTCACCGGATAAAAGACTAAAGTGA
- a CDS encoding sialidase family protein, producing the protein MKKNLFLSIIFSFWVILQAFASDTVFVRETQIPVLIERQDNVLFMLRLNARESRTLDEVVLNFGKDVNMSDIQSVKLYYSGTEARQNYDKNFFAPVSYVSSHTPGKTLAANPSYSINKSQVNNPKQKVALKANQKLFPGINYFWISLQMKPDASLLDKVSAKIAAIKVDNKEALMHIVSPENIVHRVGVGVRHAGDDGSAAFRIPGLVTTNKGTLLGVYDVRYNNSADLQEHVDIGLSRSVDGGKTWEKMRLPLAFGETGDLPAAQNGVGDPSILVDTKTNTVWVVAAWTHGMGNQRAWWSSYPGMDMNHTAQLVLSKSTDDGKTWSKPINITEQVKDPSWYFLLQGPGRGITMQDGTLVFPIQFIDSTRVPNAGIMYSKDRGETWKIHNYARTNTTEAQVAEVEPGVLMLNMRDNRGGSRAISTTKDLGKTWTEHPSSRKALQEPICMASLISVKAKDNALNKDVLLFSNPNTVKGRHHITIKASLDGGITWLPEHQVMLDEGEGWGYSCLTMIDKETIGILYESSVAHMTFQAVRLRDIIK; encoded by the coding sequence ATGAAAAAGAATCTATTTTTATCAATCATCTTTTCTTTCTGGGTGATTTTGCAGGCTTTTGCATCGGATACTGTATTTGTGCGTGAAACTCAGATTCCTGTTTTGATTGAACGACAAGACAATGTGTTGTTTATGCTGCGTTTGAATGCTAGAGAGAGTCGTACTTTGGACGAAGTTGTTTTGAATTTCGGCAAAGATGTAAATATGTCGGATATACAATCCGTTAAGTTATATTATAGTGGTACGGAAGCCAGACAGAACTACGATAAGAATTTCTTTGCTCCTGTATCCTATGTTTCCAGTCATACACCGGGAAAGACATTGGCGGCGAATCCTTCTTATTCGATTAATAAGTCGCAAGTGAATAATCCGAAGCAGAAAGTTGCGTTGAAAGCTAATCAGAAGCTTTTTCCCGGAATCAACTATTTCTGGATTAGTTTGCAGATGAAGCCGGATGCATCTTTGTTGGATAAGGTTTCGGCTAAGATTGCTGCGATTAAGGTTGATAACAAAGAAGCCCTTATGCACATAGTTTCACCGGAGAATATAGTTCATAGGGTAGGGGTAGGCGTACGTCATGCCGGTGACGACGGTTCGGCTGCCTTCCGTATTCCGGGATTGGTGACTACCAATAAGGGAACATTGCTCGGGGTATATGATGTACGTTATAATAACAGTGCCGATTTGCAGGAACATGTAGACATAGGTTTGAGTCGCAGTGTAGACGGTGGCAAAACCTGGGAGAAGATGCGCTTGCCTTTGGCTTTCGGCGAAACGGGTGATTTGCCTGCTGCGCAGAACGGTGTCGGCGACCCTTCCATCCTGGTGGATACCAAGACCAACACAGTATGGGTGGTGGCAGCGTGGACGCACGGAATGGGTAACCAACGCGCCTGGTGGAGCTCATATCCGGGAATGGATATGAATCATACAGCCCAATTGGTACTGTCAAAGAGTACGGACGACGGTAAGACATGGTCTAAACCCATCAATATCACAGAGCAGGTGAAAGACCCTTCATGGTATTTCCTTCTGCAAGGTCCGGGACGGGGTATCACCATGCAGGATGGTACATTGGTATTCCCGATTCAGTTTATCGACTCTACCCGTGTCCCGAATGCGGGAATCATGTATAGCAAAGACCGTGGCGAGACATGGAAAATCCACAACTACGCACGTACCAATACAACAGAAGCCCAAGTGGCGGAAGTAGAACCGGGTGTGTTGATGCTGAACATGAGAGACAACCGTGGCGGTAGCCGTGCTATCTCTACTACAAAGGATTTAGGCAAGACATGGACAGAACATCCCTCTTCCCGCAAGGCTTTGCAGGAGCCTATTTGTATGGCGAGCTTGATTAGTGTGAAAGCGAAAGATAATGCATTAAACAAAGATGTCCTTTTGTTCTCCAATCCGAATACAGTTAAAGGCCGCCATCATATCACCATCAAAGCAAGTCTGGACGGAGGTATCACATGGTTGCCCGAACATCAGGTGATGCTGGACGAGGGTGAAGGATGGGGATATTCTTGCCTGACAATGATTGATAAGGAGACAATTGGTATATTATATGAAAGTAGTGTAGCCCACATGACTTTCCAGGCTGTTCGGCTAAGGGATATAATAAAATAG
- the nanU gene encoding SusD family outer membrane lipoprotein NanU, whose translation MKNIFKYLLASAALLPFLAGCNSLDIESESTITDANYWKSDTHFSAFNVGLHAQLRERSYNLFILGEPRADIYGDAPFGGEATQGMEIFPANSLNRENVGLSNFANLYGVINQINLMIAKTEETGLLSGDTKKYYLGEAYGMRAFLYFHLLRSWGDVILHLTYTSGSTIDLANIQKAASPATEVMARIKEDITASEAAFNNDYSYKFGKHYWSLGATKMLKGEVYLWSGKQMGGGDADYRTAKGALQEVNNCPGIALEENFADVFAYANKKNEEIIFTIHNGRDEYNMWGDTNFRNNLVPQQAYMTSGNYFDENGVSYAKTKDAEMNGLIRLQIKGEFYDKVFREGDTRKAGSVKAVYTKEGENLVYKACIPYKFQGTMLPGASERAWLDDYPIYRYADCLLLLAEAKALLGEDITTEINTVRKRAYGETYFEANKATLAYPNEKGGEFYSANPFVAGDDDPIETILKERLRELMYEGKRWYDIRTLGYTAKYSTANEKRLLWPIDANTLTNNRELVQTKGYLTGGEGEE comes from the coding sequence ATGAAAAATATATTCAAATATTTATTGGCAAGCGCAGCTTTGCTGCCTTTCCTTGCCGGATGCAACTCCTTGGATATTGAATCGGAAAGTACAATAACCGACGCCAACTACTGGAAAAGTGACACGCACTTCAGTGCTTTCAATGTAGGTTTGCATGCGCAGCTCAGAGAACGTTCGTACAACTTGTTTATATTGGGTGAACCCCGTGCTGATATTTATGGTGATGCACCTTTTGGTGGTGAGGCAACTCAAGGGATGGAAATTTTTCCTGCCAACTCACTGAATAGGGAAAACGTAGGACTCAGCAATTTTGCTAATTTGTACGGAGTTATCAATCAGATAAACCTTATGATTGCCAAGACGGAAGAAACCGGATTGTTGTCCGGAGACACCAAGAAATATTATTTGGGAGAAGCTTATGGCATGCGTGCTTTTCTTTACTTTCATTTGCTTCGCTCATGGGGAGATGTCATTCTTCATTTGACTTACACCAGTGGTTCGACCATTGATTTGGCAAATATACAAAAGGCTGCTTCTCCGGCAACGGAAGTGATGGCTCGTATCAAAGAAGATATTACTGCATCTGAGGCGGCATTTAATAATGATTATTCCTATAAATTTGGAAAACATTACTGGTCGCTGGGAGCTACTAAGATGTTGAAAGGTGAAGTGTACTTGTGGAGTGGTAAGCAAATGGGCGGTGGCGATGCTGACTACCGTACTGCTAAAGGTGCTTTACAAGAAGTGAACAACTGTCCGGGTATCGCTCTGGAAGAAAACTTTGCAGATGTTTTCGCTTATGCGAACAAGAAAAATGAAGAAATAATCTTCACCATTCATAATGGACGTGATGAGTATAATATGTGGGGGGATACTAATTTTAGAAATAATCTTGTTCCTCAGCAAGCTTACATGACTTCAGGCAATTACTTTGATGAGAATGGAGTTTCTTATGCCAAAACTAAAGATGCCGAAATGAATGGTTTGATTAGGCTTCAGATTAAAGGAGAGTTCTATGATAAAGTATTCCGTGAAGGTGATACTCGTAAAGCCGGTTCAGTGAAAGCTGTTTATACGAAGGAGGGGGAAAACTTGGTATATAAGGCTTGTATTCCTTATAAATTTCAAGGAACGATGTTGCCTGGTGCTTCAGAGCGCGCATGGTTAGACGATTATCCTATTTATCGTTATGCGGACTGTTTGTTACTTCTTGCAGAAGCTAAAGCTTTGTTAGGTGAAGATATCACTACGGAAATTAATACTGTTCGTAAACGTGCATATGGTGAAACTTATTTCGAGGCAAATAAAGCAACCCTGGCATATCCAAATGAGAAAGGCGGTGAGTTTTATTCTGCCAACCCGTTTGTAGCAGGTGATGATGACCCTATTGAGACAATTCTGAAAGAACGTTTGCGTGAATTGATGTATGAAGGAAAACGTTGGTATGATATACGTACTTTAGGTTATACGGCAAAATATTCTACGGCAAATGAAAAACGGCTGTTATGGCCGATTGATGCCAATACGTTGACAAATAATAGAGAGTTGGTTCAGACTAAAGGGTATCTCACCGGTGGAGAAGGTGAAGAATAG
- a CDS encoding SusC/RagA family TonB-linked outer membrane protein yields the protein MKRNIFLLMLCLFGLIGAMAQTKTATGVVTDQSGETVIGASVIVKGTTNGTITDIDGKFTLSNVKDGDIIQISFVGYKTQEIKFAGQMLNVVLRDDTEVLDEVVVTGYGGAQKRATLTTAISKLDNSVLKNAAFSNAGQSLQGSVTGLRVVNTTGQPGTNPDITLRGGATITGDNSNALVVVDGIVRNSMSDVNPSDIESIQILKDAASTAIYGARANGGVILIETKSGKEGKTSVNYKFKIGKNFTRKGYEFVNAEDYIYYNRLGMLRTNQAREGRMGTYNVDTQAGYGVGNTLYDIRYLTDETAHLQNEGWSVMNDPYYDGKQILFRDYNGQLDDEVFSSSAITQDHYLNITGGNEKSTFASSLGYYNEDGMVKGTGFKRFSGAFNGSYKIFPILNVKAGVSYVWSTRPELWIGTYEFFYRTRSQRPTWNPWMEDGSPASGGGTGDGNPAYYRDLLTQKNSTARATYNLGFTLDILPKELVLNGNASLLNYQYQREKFDKAYQTQTSSTPNKTRNAEAWIQKYNQIQLNASLAYTKTFAEKHNLDAMIGGEYYTYNQFDFEAKTQGSPTDDVSTLNVGSERTFTRTEKTAYRILSGFGRINYNYNMKYLLSFTARYDGISRLKDNRWGFFPGVSVGWNIMEEDFWKESKVSDIISNLKPRLSYGVNGNVNGIGNYEVYGEYAQVKAKTYAGATALYNSKLLNTNLRWEQSQTFEVGLDIGFLQNRLSFILDFYSRQTKDLLTKQALPGYTGFSDIVTNMGTLRNSGFEAEVKANIINKGGFSWDMTANITSVANKIISLPYNGVENNRVGGYEVAAGKVDADGKFPKKWIAGRQEGGKLGELVGYKQEHVFKDWDDVKQHANYRVDEVANLYGPGLADQINPATGKTYKESSGWQPIEPGDACWEDINGDNVINGYDRSVMGNIFPNVTGGFSTTFGYKGLSLYARFDYALGHTLYNDLKARSLGQYQGQFNIITDVKDMWSDSNPNSDLTKFYYADQLAKKNITRSNNASTAADNNSSRYYEKGDYLALREVTLSYQLPKSLISKVHMTEASVYVTGQNLFYVTGYGGVSPEPAVSTTYGRGIDNGRYPTPRTLLFGLSLTF from the coding sequence ATGAAAAGAAACATCTTTTTGTTGATGTTGTGCTTATTTGGCTTGATAGGGGCTATGGCACAGACTAAAACTGCTACAGGTGTGGTTACTGACCAGTCCGGTGAGACTGTTATTGGTGCGTCCGTAATTGTGAAAGGTACCACTAATGGTACTATTACGGATATTGATGGTAAATTTACCTTAAGCAATGTGAAGGACGGAGATATAATTCAAATATCTTTCGTCGGTTATAAAACACAGGAAATTAAGTTTGCGGGACAGATGTTGAATGTTGTTTTACGAGACGACACAGAAGTCTTGGATGAAGTGGTAGTTACAGGGTATGGTGGGGCTCAGAAGCGTGCCACATTGACGACTGCAATCTCTAAATTGGACAACTCTGTTTTGAAAAACGCAGCATTCAGTAATGCCGGGCAGTCTTTGCAAGGTTCCGTGACAGGTCTTCGGGTAGTAAACACTACCGGTCAGCCAGGTACGAATCCGGATATTACTTTACGTGGTGGGGCGACTATTACTGGCGACAACAGTAACGCTTTGGTGGTAGTGGATGGTATTGTGCGTAACAGTATGTCTGATGTGAATCCTTCCGATATCGAATCTATCCAAATTTTGAAAGATGCGGCTTCTACGGCTATTTACGGAGCTCGCGCGAATGGTGGTGTTATTTTGATTGAAACGAAAAGTGGAAAAGAAGGAAAAACTTCTGTCAATTACAAATTCAAGATCGGTAAGAATTTCACTCGTAAGGGGTATGAGTTTGTAAATGCGGAAGATTATATCTATTATAACCGTTTGGGAATGCTCCGTACTAACCAGGCAAGGGAAGGACGTATGGGGACATACAATGTAGATACACAGGCTGGATATGGTGTGGGGAATACATTGTATGATATTCGTTATCTGACCGATGAAACGGCTCATCTTCAGAATGAAGGATGGTCTGTAATGAATGATCCATATTATGACGGAAAGCAGATTTTATTTAGAGATTACAACGGACAGTTGGATGATGAGGTATTTAGCAGCAGTGCCATTACGCAAGATCATTACCTTAATATTACGGGTGGGAATGAGAAAAGTACCTTTGCTAGCAGTTTGGGGTACTATAACGAAGATGGTATGGTTAAAGGAACAGGTTTCAAACGTTTCAGTGGGGCGTTCAACGGGTCGTATAAGATTTTTCCGATATTAAACGTAAAAGCCGGTGTCTCATATGTATGGTCTACCCGCCCAGAACTGTGGATTGGCACTTATGAATTCTTTTATCGTACCCGTTCGCAACGTCCTACATGGAATCCTTGGATGGAAGATGGTTCTCCTGCATCAGGTGGTGGTACCGGGGATGGTAACCCGGCTTACTATCGTGATTTGCTAACCCAAAAGAACAGTACAGCACGCGCCACATACAATCTTGGTTTTACGTTGGATATTCTTCCAAAAGAATTGGTATTGAATGGAAATGCTTCTTTACTGAATTATCAATATCAGAGAGAGAAGTTTGACAAGGCATATCAGACGCAGACATCTTCTACTCCTAATAAAACTCGCAATGCGGAAGCTTGGATTCAGAAATATAATCAGATTCAGCTTAACGCTTCATTGGCATATACCAAAACGTTTGCCGAAAAGCATAATTTGGACGCAATGATTGGTGGAGAGTATTATACCTACAATCAATTTGATTTTGAGGCTAAGACACAAGGTTCTCCCACGGACGATGTTTCGACCTTAAATGTTGGCTCTGAAAGGACTTTCACTCGTACGGAAAAGACGGCTTATCGCATTCTTTCCGGTTTCGGTCGCATTAATTATAATTACAATATGAAATATCTGCTGTCTTTCACGGCTCGTTATGACGGAATTTCTCGTTTGAAAGACAATCGTTGGGGATTTTTCCCGGGAGTATCTGTCGGGTGGAATATAATGGAAGAAGATTTTTGGAAAGAATCGAAAGTGTCTGATATTATTTCCAATTTGAAACCGCGTCTCAGTTATGGTGTGAATGGTAATGTAAATGGTATCGGAAACTATGAAGTGTATGGAGAGTACGCGCAAGTGAAGGCTAAAACTTATGCTGGAGCGACGGCTCTTTATAATTCCAAATTGCTCAATACTAACCTGCGTTGGGAACAGAGCCAGACTTTTGAAGTTGGTTTGGACATCGGATTTTTGCAGAACAGACTTTCCTTTATTCTCGATTTCTACAGTCGGCAGACAAAGGATTTGCTGACAAAACAAGCATTGCCCGGATATACAGGATTCTCGGATATTGTGACAAATATGGGAACATTACGTAACTCCGGGTTTGAAGCGGAAGTGAAAGCGAATATCATCAATAAGGGTGGGTTCTCATGGGATATGACGGCAAATATCACTTCTGTTGCCAACAAGATAATTTCATTGCCTTATAACGGAGTTGAGAACAACCGCGTAGGTGGTTATGAAGTAGCGGCAGGCAAAGTAGATGCTGATGGCAAGTTCCCGAAAAAATGGATTGCCGGTCGTCAGGAAGGTGGCAAACTTGGAGAACTGGTAGGGTATAAGCAAGAGCATGTTTTCAAAGACTGGGATGACGTAAAGCAACATGCTAACTATCGGGTGGATGAGGTTGCCAACTTGTATGGTCCCGGATTGGCTGATCAAATCAATCCGGCTACCGGAAAGACATATAAGGAATCTTCCGGGTGGCAACCTATCGAACCGGGTGACGCTTGTTGGGAAGATATCAACGGTGACAATGTAATTAACGGTTATGACCGTTCTGTAATGGGTAACATTTTCCCGAATGTAACAGGTGGCTTTTCTACTACATTCGGATATAAAGGTCTGTCACTTTACGCACGTTTCGACTATGCATTAGGACATACACTATATAATGACTTGAAAGCGCGTTCGTTGGGGCAATATCAAGGACAATTCAATATTATCACAGATGTGAAAGATATGTGGAGCGACTCAAATCCGAACTCAGACCTTACGAAATTCTACTATGCCGATCAGTTGGCAAAAAAGAATATTACCCGTTCAAATAATGCTTCTACTGCAGCCGATAATAACAGCTCTCGTTATTATGAAAAAGGTGATTATCTTGCTTTGCGCGAAGTCACATTGAGCTATCAGTTGCCGAAATCGCTTATCAGCAAGGTACATATGACAGAGGCATCTGTGTACGTCACCGGACAGAACTTATTCTATGTCACCGGATATGGTGGTGTATCTCCTGAGCCTGCTGTGTCGACTACATACGGTCGTGGTATCGATAATGGTCGTTATCCTACTCCGAGAACACTTTTGTTCGGTTTATCTCTAACATTCTAG
- a CDS encoding alpha/beta hydrolase family protein codes for MLTVHSSITSAQTPEVIGREHNIIQSERQDGRFLSTYGVVHAMLSHIKPECAFQPDMTSEEFREWQHKVRKSMQEIMNFPEIKDMPSPKRLYNKQCDGYKLEKWEFYPLPECVSTFLVLIPDSLQQPISAVLCIPGSGGSKEGLAGEPGIFPKLNDDYQNPKVTMARNFAKAGYVAVAVDNPAAGESSDLERYARGRNYNYDLVSRVLLELGWSYLGYTSYLDMQVLQWMKTQSYIRKDRIIVSGFSLGTEPLMVLGTLDTSLYAFVYNDFLCQTQERALVMTVPDKDGTRPFPNSIRHLIPDFWRKFNFPDIVAALAPRPVILTEGGLDRDLNLVRAAYKIAGHPENIEIHHYPKYASPHNRTDFDVLPKGLDRDEFYRLVNVDGPNHYFKSELVLPWLKKHLE; via the coding sequence ATGCTGACAGTTCACAGTAGCATAACTTCTGCCCAAACTCCGGAAGTAATAGGGCGTGAACATAATATCATTCAATCAGAGCGACAAGATGGACGCTTCCTGAGTACTTATGGAGTTGTTCACGCAATGCTTTCACACATAAAACCGGAATGTGCATTTCAGCCGGATATGACTTCGGAAGAATTCCGTGAATGGCAACATAAAGTACGGAAGTCGATGCAGGAAATAATGAACTTTCCCGAAATAAAGGACATGCCCTCACCTAAACGACTATACAACAAACAGTGTGACGGTTACAAACTGGAAAAGTGGGAATTTTATCCTTTGCCTGAATGTGTATCTACCTTTCTAGTACTGATACCGGATTCTTTGCAGCAGCCGATTTCTGCTGTTTTATGTATTCCCGGTTCCGGTGGCAGTAAAGAGGGATTGGCGGGCGAGCCGGGCATTTTCCCGAAACTGAATGATGATTATCAGAATCCCAAGGTAACAATGGCACGGAATTTCGCGAAAGCAGGTTATGTGGCGGTAGCCGTAGATAATCCGGCAGCCGGTGAATCCTCGGATTTGGAACGTTATGCACGCGGAAGAAATTATAACTATGATTTGGTGTCGCGAGTTCTGTTAGAGTTGGGGTGGAGTTATCTGGGATATACTTCTTATCTGGATATGCAAGTTCTTCAATGGATGAAAACACAGTCCTATATCCGTAAAGACCGGATTATCGTAAGTGGCTTTTCTTTGGGGACAGAGCCTTTGATGGTACTGGGAACGCTGGATACGTCACTCTATGCTTTTGTTTACAATGATTTTTTGTGCCAAACGCAAGAACGTGCATTGGTCATGACCGTACCTGATAAGGATGGCACACGACCTTTCCCTAACTCTATCCGCCATCTGATACCTGACTTTTGGCGTAAATTCAATTTCCCTGATATTGTAGCTGCCTTGGCTCCTCGTCCTGTGATATTGACGGAAGGAGGACTAGACCGTGACTTGAATCTTGTACGTGCCGCATATAAGATTGCCGGACACCCGGAGAATATCGAGATACACCATTATCCTAAGTATGCCAGTCCGCATAATCGAACGGACTTTGACGTACTGCCGAAAGGGCTTGATAGAGATGAGTTCTATAGATTGGTGAACGTAGATGGTCCTAATCATTATTTTAAATCGGAATTAGTTCTTCCTTGGTTAAAGAAACATTTAGAGTAA